The region AAACTACACCTGTGATGGTCGGGGCGGTTCGGAGTTTTTATGTCTTTTGATTCCCTTGGCCTGAACCCGGAAATTCTGCGCGCGATCGCAGAGCAGGGCTACGTTGAGCCAACCCCAATCCAGCAGCAGGCGATCCCCGCCGTTCTTCAGGGCCGTGACCTGATGGCGAGCGCCCAGACCGGTACCGGCAAAACCGCGGGCTTTACCCTGCCGCTGTTAGAGCTGCTGGTAAAAAACCAGCCGCACGCCAAAGGCCGTCGTCCGGTTCGTGCCCTGATCCTGACCCCAACCCGCGAGCTGGCGGCGCAGATTGGTGAGAACGTGCGTGACTATAGCCGCTATCTCAACATCCGCTCGCTGGTGGTTTTCGGCGGGGTCAGCATCAACCCGCAGATGATGAAGCTGCGCGGCGGCGTGGACGTGCTGATAGCAACGCCGGGCCGTCTGCTGGATCTCGAACACCAGAACGCGGTGAAGCTGGATAACATCGAAATTCTGGTGCTGGACGAAGCCGACCGCATGCTCGACATGGGCTTCATCCACGATATTCGTCGCGTGCTGGCCAAGCTACCCGCGCGTCGTCAGAATCTGCTCTTCTCCGCGACCTTCTCCGACGAGATCAAAGCGCTGGCGGAAAAGCTGCTGCATAACCCGCTGGAAGTGGAAGTCGCGCGCCGCAACACCGCCTCCGAGCAGGTGACGCAGCACGTTCACTTTGTGGATAAAAAGCGCAAGCGGGAACTGCTCTCCCAGATGATCGGTCAGGGTAACTGGCAGCAGGTGCTGGTCTTTACCCGCACCAAGCACGGCGCAAACCACCTGGCGGAACAGCTGAATAAAGACGGCATCCGCAGCGCCGCCATTCACGGTAACAAGAGCCAGGGCGCGCGTACCCGTGCGCTGGCGGACTTTAAATCCGGCGACATCCGCGTGCTGGTGGCGACCGACATCGCTGCCCGTGGTCTCGACATTGAAGAGCTGCCGCACGTGGTGAACTACGAGCTGCCGAACGTGCCGGAAGATTACGTTCACCGTATCGGCCGTACCGGCCGCGCGGCGGCAACCGGTGAAGCGCTCTCTCTGGTCTGCGTGGACGAACACAAGCTGCTGCGCGACATCGAGCGCCTCCTGAAGAAAGAGATCCCGCGCATCGAAACCCCGGGTTACGAAGTGGATCCGTCGATCAAAGCCGAGCCGATTCAGAACGGTCGTCAGGGCGGCGGTGGACGTGGCCAGGGCGGCGGCGGTCGCGGTCAGCAGCCGCGTCGTGCCGAAGGCGGCGCGCCGAAATCATCCGGCAAACCGCCGCGTCGTAACAACGACAGCAAACCAGCGGGTGAAAACCCGTGGCGCAGCGGCGAAGGGAAACCGGCAGGAGAAGGGCAGCGTCGACGCCGCCCGCGCAAGCCCGCTAACCCGCAGTAATCAGGAAGCCCGGTCGGAAAGCCGGGCTTTTCTTTTTGCGGCAGCGAAGAGAAAGTGCCACAATAGTGGCTGTTTATACAGTGTTTCAGGTTTTCCGATGGCTTTAACCGCTGCGCTCAAGGCGCAAATTGGCGCATGGTATAAGGCGCTACAACAGCAGATCCCCGATTTTATCCCCCGAGCGCCGCAGCGGCAGATGATTGCTGACGTGGCAAAAA is a window of Enterobacter cloacae complex sp. ECNIH7 DNA encoding:
- the rhlE gene encoding ATP-dependent RNA helicase RhlE, which codes for MSFDSLGLNPEILRAIAEQGYVEPTPIQQQAIPAVLQGRDLMASAQTGTGKTAGFTLPLLELLVKNQPHAKGRRPVRALILTPTRELAAQIGENVRDYSRYLNIRSLVVFGGVSINPQMMKLRGGVDVLIATPGRLLDLEHQNAVKLDNIEILVLDEADRMLDMGFIHDIRRVLAKLPARRQNLLFSATFSDEIKALAEKLLHNPLEVEVARRNTASEQVTQHVHFVDKKRKRELLSQMIGQGNWQQVLVFTRTKHGANHLAEQLNKDGIRSAAIHGNKSQGARTRALADFKSGDIRVLVATDIAARGLDIEELPHVVNYELPNVPEDYVHRIGRTGRAAATGEALSLVCVDEHKLLRDIERLLKKEIPRIETPGYEVDPSIKAEPIQNGRQGGGGRGQGGGGRGQQPRRAEGGAPKSSGKPPRRNNDSKPAGENPWRSGEGKPAGEGQRRRRPRKPANPQ